One stretch of Microvirga lotononidis DNA includes these proteins:
- a CDS encoding L,D-transpeptidase family protein, which translates to MRDVRKTALWLGLIGSVSLFPLSALADDAAQPQADLVQTAPAEPSFHDVAAQDADARKDTAAQAVPLPEPAPVTIEAVDLKAAPAIDIPLPDAAPVTALMQTDLFRMAVEGLFADDAAMREMRVSAKDREALQAFYAQAERPLVWARDGAWSPAALGAMERLKAADEDGLDPTDYSLPDRGLRRDANPAQWAQADVRLSLSVIRYARDARGARIDLARLSPLVTPKLALPAVDEVLSKVSTAGDAGGALEAYNPPHAGYKALKEKLAKLRESHPSQPSVRLPRGPVLRVGMKDPRVPLIRARFNLTKEANNQTVYDERVASAVAAFQKEKGLPDTGVLNAQTVAALSGPSVAQRQSDLIANMERWRWLPANLGQRHIMVNVPEFRLQMVEGRDTVYQTRVIVGKEQSQTPIFSEDMKYLVVNPSWTIPPSIMKKEILPALANDPDYAAKKGYKIIRRGDRIMVQQPPGERNALGFLKFMFPNQHAVYLHDTPNRNLFSASKRAFSHGCVRVDKPFQLAEEIMGKDGKWTEEKLRGLIGKGERTVHLTNPLPVHLTYFTLTVDEKGEMKRFEDLYGLDRKVRAALNLSE; encoded by the coding sequence ATGCGTGACGTGCGCAAGACGGCACTGTGGCTTGGTCTCATTGGATCTGTCTCCCTCTTCCCCTTGTCTGCCCTCGCGGACGATGCGGCCCAACCCCAGGCCGATTTGGTCCAGACCGCTCCGGCAGAGCCCTCCTTCCACGATGTCGCCGCTCAGGACGCCGACGCTCGGAAGGATACGGCCGCTCAAGCCGTCCCGCTGCCCGAGCCCGCGCCCGTCACGATCGAGGCGGTCGACCTCAAGGCCGCTCCCGCCATCGACATTCCCCTGCCGGATGCGGCTCCCGTGACGGCCCTGATGCAGACCGATCTCTTCCGCATGGCCGTGGAGGGATTGTTCGCGGACGATGCCGCCATGCGCGAGATGCGCGTGAGCGCCAAGGACCGGGAGGCGCTGCAGGCCTTCTACGCGCAGGCCGAGCGCCCGCTGGTCTGGGCGCGGGACGGCGCCTGGTCGCCCGCCGCCTTGGGCGCGATGGAACGCCTGAAGGCCGCCGACGAGGACGGTCTCGATCCGACCGATTATTCCTTGCCCGACCGGGGCCTGCGCAGGGATGCGAATCCGGCGCAATGGGCCCAGGCCGATGTGCGACTCTCCCTGTCGGTGATCCGCTATGCCCGCGATGCCCGCGGAGCGCGCATCGACCTCGCGCGGCTCTCCCCGCTCGTGACGCCGAAGCTCGCCCTGCCGGCCGTCGACGAGGTGCTGAGCAAGGTCTCCACCGCCGGCGATGCGGGCGGAGCGCTCGAGGCCTACAACCCGCCCCATGCCGGCTACAAGGCCCTGAAGGAAAAGCTGGCGAAACTGCGCGAGAGCCATCCCTCGCAGCCGAGCGTGCGTCTGCCGCGCGGCCCGGTCCTGCGCGTGGGCATGAAGGATCCGCGCGTGCCCCTGATCCGGGCTCGGTTCAACCTCACGAAGGAAGCGAACAACCAGACGGTCTACGACGAGCGCGTGGCTTCCGCCGTGGCGGCCTTCCAGAAGGAGAAGGGCCTGCCGGACACGGGCGTCCTGAATGCCCAGACGGTGGCGGCCCTCTCCGGTCCCTCGGTGGCGCAACGGCAATCCGACCTGATCGCCAACATGGAACGCTGGCGCTGGCTGCCGGCCAATCTGGGGCAGCGGCACATCATGGTGAACGTGCCCGAATTCCGCCTGCAGATGGTCGAAGGACGCGACACGGTCTATCAGACGCGGGTCATCGTCGGCAAAGAGCAGTCGCAGACGCCGATCTTCTCCGAGGACATGAAGTACCTCGTGGTCAATCCGTCTTGGACGATCCCGCCGTCGATCATGAAGAAGGAGATCCTCCCGGCGCTCGCCAACGACCCCGACTACGCGGCGAAGAAGGGCTACAAGATCATCCGGCGCGGCGATCGGATCATGGTTCAGCAGCCGCCGGGCGAGCGCAATGCGCTGGGCTTCCTGAAGTTCATGTTCCCCAACCAGCATGCGGTCTATCTGCACGATACGCCGAACCGCAATCTCTTCTCCGCCAGCAAGCGCGCCTTCAGCCATGGCTGCGTGCGCGTCGACAAGCCCTTCCAGCTTGCGGAAGAGATCATGGGCAAGGACGGCAAGTGGACCGAGGAGAAGCTGCGGGGCCTCATCGGCAAGGGCGAGCGCACCGTGCACCTGACCAACCCGCTGCCCGTGCACCTGACCTACTTCACGCTCACGGTCGACGAGAAGGGCGAGATGAAGCGCTTCGAGGATCTCTATGGCCTCGACCGCAAGGTCCGGGCCGCTCTCAACCTGTCCGAGTAG
- a CDS encoding M3 family oligoendopeptidase: MTFQTISPAHLPSAAGAAQADLGSLPEWNLSHLYPGMDSEAFKRDLAKAEAECKAFAEAYRGKLDAMVRGDKASERLNEVVKRYEALEDLLGRLMSYAGLIYSGDTTDPVRAKFYGDTQERLTTASTELLFFALELNRIEDAVLDKAMGEQPLAHYKPWIEDLRKDKPFQLEDKIEQLFHEKSVTGRSAWNRLFDETIASLRFTVRGEELPIEPTLNKLQDPDESVRKDASDALAKTFKANLRTFTLITNTLAKDKEISDRWRGFEDVADSRHLANRVEREVVEAMVSAVREAYPRLSHRYYALKAKWFGKDKLDHWDRNAPLPKVEQRTISWNEARDTVLAAYSDFSPRMADIARRFFDEQWIDAPTRPGKAPGAFAHPTVPSAHPYVLLNYQGKPRDVMTLAHELGHGVHQVMAGPNGALMAPTPLTLAETASVFGEMLTFRRLLDQTKDPVQRKAMLAAKVEDMLNTVVRQIAFYSFERKVHLERRNGELTADQLCDLWMSVQDESLGPAIRLGPGYESFWTYIPHFIHSPFYVYAYAFGDCLVNSLYGVYERSNEGFVDRYFALLSAGGTKHYSELLAPFGLDAGDPAFWQIGLSMIERLIGELEAMEQAA, encoded by the coding sequence GTGACCTTTCAGACAATCTCCCCCGCGCACCTTCCATCCGCCGCCGGCGCCGCTCAGGCCGATCTCGGGTCGCTGCCCGAATGGAACCTGTCCCATCTCTATCCCGGCATGGACAGCGAGGCATTCAAGCGGGATCTCGCCAAGGCGGAAGCGGAGTGCAAGGCCTTCGCCGAGGCTTATCGCGGTAAGCTCGATGCGATGGTCCGGGGCGATAAGGCGTCCGAGAGGCTGAACGAGGTGGTGAAGCGCTACGAGGCGCTCGAAGATCTTCTCGGCCGCCTCATGTCCTATGCGGGCCTCATCTATTCCGGCGACACGACCGATCCGGTCCGGGCGAAGTTCTACGGCGACACCCAGGAACGCCTGACGACCGCCTCGACGGAACTGCTCTTCTTCGCGCTCGAACTCAACCGCATCGAGGACGCGGTTCTCGACAAGGCCATGGGCGAGCAGCCGCTCGCCCATTACAAGCCCTGGATCGAGGACCTGCGCAAGGACAAGCCCTTTCAGCTCGAGGACAAGATCGAGCAGCTCTTCCACGAGAAGTCGGTGACCGGCCGCTCGGCCTGGAACCGCCTGTTCGACGAGACCATCGCATCCTTGCGCTTCACGGTGCGCGGCGAGGAGCTGCCCATCGAGCCGACTCTGAACAAGCTGCAGGATCCGGACGAGAGCGTGCGCAAGGATGCGTCGGATGCTTTGGCGAAGACCTTCAAGGCGAACCTGCGCACCTTCACGCTCATCACCAACACGCTCGCCAAGGACAAGGAAATCTCCGACCGCTGGCGCGGTTTCGAGGATGTGGCCGATTCCCGCCATCTGGCCAACCGGGTCGAGCGCGAGGTCGTCGAGGCGATGGTCTCGGCCGTGCGCGAGGCCTATCCGCGCCTGTCCCATCGCTACTATGCTCTCAAGGCCAAGTGGTTCGGCAAGGACAAGCTCGATCATTGGGACCGCAACGCGCCCCTGCCGAAGGTCGAGCAGCGCACCATTTCGTGGAACGAGGCCAGGGATACGGTTCTCGCGGCCTATTCCGATTTCTCGCCGCGCATGGCCGATATCGCCAGGCGCTTCTTCGACGAGCAATGGATCGATGCGCCGACCCGTCCGGGCAAGGCCCCCGGGGCTTTCGCCCACCCGACGGTGCCTTCGGCTCATCCCTATGTGCTCCTGAACTACCAGGGCAAGCCCAGGGACGTGATGACGCTCGCCCACGAGCTGGGCCACGGGGTGCATCAGGTCATGGCCGGCCCCAACGGCGCGCTCATGGCGCCGACGCCCCTGACGCTCGCCGAGACGGCGTCAGTCTTCGGCGAGATGCTCACCTTCCGCCGCCTGCTCGACCAGACGAAAGATCCGGTGCAGCGCAAGGCGATGCTCGCGGCCAAGGTCGAGGACATGCTCAACACGGTGGTGCGCCAGATCGCGTTCTATTCGTTCGAGCGCAAGGTCCATCTGGAGCGCCGCAACGGCGAGCTCACCGCCGACCAGCTGTGCGATCTCTGGATGTCGGTACAGGACGAATCCTTAGGCCCGGCGATCCGTCTCGGCCCGGGTTACGAGAGCTTCTGGACCTACATTCCGCACTTCATCCACTCGCCGTTCTACGTCTACGCCTATGCCTTCGGCGACTGCCTCGTGAACTCGCTCTACGGCGTGTACGAGCGCTCCAATGAAGGCTTCGTTGACCGCTATTTCGCGCTGCTTTCGGCCGGCGGCACCAAGCATTACTCGGAGCTGCTCGCCCCCTTCGGTCTCGACGCCGGCGATCCCGCCTTCTGGCAGATCGGCCTGTCGATGATCGAACGCCTGATCGGGGAGCTCGAAGCCATGGAGCAGGCGGCCTGA
- a CDS encoding DUF2312 domain-containing protein yields the protein MDDAAFNTESVAADQLKAFIERIERLEEEKAGIAGDIKDVYAEAKGNGFDTKVLRKIVSIRKKDYAERQEEEAILELYMQALGMV from the coding sequence ATGGATGACGCAGCTTTCAACACCGAATCCGTCGCAGCCGACCAGCTGAAGGCCTTCATCGAGCGCATCGAGCGCCTCGAGGAGGAAAAGGCCGGCATCGCAGGCGACATCAAGGACGTCTATGCCGAAGCCAAGGGCAACGGTTTCGACACCAAGGTCCTGCGCAAGATCGTTTCCATTCGGAAGAAAGACTATGCCGAGCGCCAGGAAGAGGAGGCGATCCTCGAGCTCTACATGCAGGCGCTCGGGATGGTCTGA
- a CDS encoding DUF1244 domain-containing protein: MKDIDAKTQVELEAAAFRRLVEHLRERTDVQNIDLMNLAGFCRNCLSNWLKEAADERGIALSKEESRTHVYGMPYEEWKERHQREASSAQLADFEKSKPGH; the protein is encoded by the coding sequence ATGAAGGATATCGACGCGAAGACCCAGGTGGAATTGGAGGCCGCGGCGTTCCGCCGGCTCGTCGAGCATCTGCGGGAGCGGACCGATGTCCAGAACATCGACCTCATGAACCTGGCGGGATTCTGCCGGAACTGCCTGTCCAACTGGCTCAAGGAAGCCGCCGACGAGCGCGGCATCGCCCTCTCCAAGGAGGAAAGCCGGACCCATGTCTACGGCATGCCCTACGAGGAGTGGAAGGAACGCCATCAGCGCGAGGCTTCTTCCGCACAGCTCGCCGATTTTGAGAAATCGAAGCCCGGGCATTAA
- a CDS encoding DUF882 domain-containing protein, with the protein MRVLRTDRLAQRAGIGLVAFLAVMVGGVRGTQDAVANGDTRTLSLYNNNTKESLTVTFRRNGQYDSGALQQLNWFLRDWRRDEPTRMDPRLFDTVWEVYREVGSSAPVHVNSGYRSPQTNSMLRRRSSVVAKNSQHMQGKAMDFYLPDVSAARLRAIGMRLQNGGVGYYPNAYTPFVHLDVGSVRAWPRMTRSQLASIFPDGKTVHIPSDGRPLPGYDEARAEVLAKGGTVAGYTAYADAEEAVANQPRRKSFWATLFGLDEDENEDAEEIRVASRPGRAIVASRPAQSPQNYYASDSNTSVYAALEQRQAPEPIRPAPVAIQPRPEPPAPAVMAAMAPALREDLTPPPTAPLPPTRINGAPGTVQTASGPVLAWQQGPESQSDLSIPKGMAFAPMPPRRPDADDAGGVEPVAGTVALAYAPLPPARPGSLAATNPIPGLPEQRGATEMAAVQHPLPPPRPDLRPVVVASASPVDIPVTGSTPKAPPKAEKAKPAAAPEAKAAPTARKPPATALSALMSAEPSLHMGFSNKPAGDLATNKFTGPAVKPLPVVR; encoded by the coding sequence GTGAGAGTATTGCGTACGGACCGCCTGGCGCAGCGCGCCGGCATTGGTCTTGTGGCCTTTCTGGCCGTCATGGTGGGTGGGGTGCGGGGCACGCAGGATGCCGTCGCCAACGGCGATACCCGCACGCTGAGCCTTTACAACAACAACACCAAGGAAAGCCTCACCGTCACGTTCAGGCGCAACGGCCAGTACGATTCGGGCGCCCTGCAGCAGCTCAACTGGTTCCTGCGCGACTGGCGCCGCGACGAGCCGACCCGCATGGACCCGCGCCTGTTCGATACGGTGTGGGAGGTCTATCGCGAAGTCGGGTCCAGCGCGCCCGTGCATGTGAACTCGGGCTACCGCTCGCCCCAGACCAACTCGATGCTCCGGCGACGGTCGAGCGTGGTGGCCAAGAACAGCCAGCACATGCAGGGCAAGGCCATGGACTTCTACCTGCCGGACGTGTCCGCCGCGCGCCTGCGCGCCATCGGCATGCGGCTCCAGAACGGCGGCGTCGGCTATTATCCCAACGCCTACACGCCCTTCGTCCATCTCGACGTAGGCAGCGTGCGCGCTTGGCCGCGCATGACGCGCTCGCAGCTCGCCAGCATATTCCCCGACGGCAAGACCGTGCATATCCCGTCGGACGGCAGGCCCCTGCCCGGCTACGACGAGGCTCGCGCCGAGGTTCTCGCCAAGGGCGGCACGGTCGCAGGCTATACCGCCTACGCGGATGCCGAGGAGGCCGTCGCCAACCAGCCGCGGCGTAAGAGCTTCTGGGCAACGCTGTTCGGCCTCGACGAGGACGAGAACGAGGATGCGGAGGAGATCCGGGTCGCCTCGCGGCCGGGCCGGGCCATCGTGGCCTCCCGTCCGGCCCAGTCGCCTCAGAACTACTACGCCAGCGATTCCAACACGTCGGTCTATGCGGCGCTTGAGCAGCGCCAGGCTCCCGAGCCGATCCGTCCCGCTCCCGTGGCGATCCAGCCGCGGCCCGAGCCGCCCGCTCCCGCCGTCATGGCCGCCATGGCGCCGGCTTTGCGTGAGGACCTGACGCCGCCGCCCACGGCGCCGCTCCCGCCGACCCGGATCAACGGAGCGCCCGGCACCGTGCAGACCGCATCGGGCCCCGTCCTGGCCTGGCAGCAGGGTCCGGAATCGCAATCCGATCTGTCGATCCCCAAGGGCATGGCCTTCGCGCCGATGCCGCCGCGGCGGCCCGACGCGGACGACGCAGGCGGCGTCGAACCGGTCGCCGGCACCGTCGCCCTCGCCTACGCTCCGCTTCCGCCGGCCCGTCCGGGATCGCTCGCGGCCACGAACCCGATCCCCGGCCTTCCGGAACAGCGCGGCGCGACCGAGATGGCGGCCGTCCAGCATCCCCTGCCGCCGCCCCGGCCCGACCTGCGCCCCGTCGTGGTGGCCTCCGCGAGCCCGGTCGACATTCCGGTGACCGGCTCCACGCCCAAGGCGCCGCCGAAGGCCGAGAAGGCGAAGCCTGCGGCTGCTCCGGAAGCCAAGGCGGCGCCCACCGCAAGAAAGCCCCCGGCAACCGCCCTGAGCGCCCTCATGTCGGCGGAACCCAGCCTGCATATGGGCTTCTCGAACAAGCCCGCGGGCGATCTGGCGACCAACAAATTCACCGGGCCGGCGGTCAAACCGCTGCCGGTGGTGCGATAA
- a CDS encoding urea carboxylase-associated family protein — translation MKLARDQVSEPRDAEARRKVAPVICYPVDTLPRPDLAAYQAARTGWEKIDEVVVPPRDARCFSVPAGCFFRIVSIEGPQVGDLNLWSADDLNERFFSGKTRALNGTHVSTGDQLWSSLPYLRPMATITHDTLDWYGFDEFGGSVHDVIGTRCDPYTHRLLSGHDYHHCCHSNLTRALAHRLGRPKDEVEPAVHDVLNVFMCTGFTRDTGQYFMKASPVRPGDYLEFFAEIDLLGALSACPGGDCSAQHSSDVAACHPLLVEVYRPKTPPQGWTSPTRNAYGRQHGE, via the coding sequence ATGAAGCTGGCCCGGGACCAAGTGTCGGAACCTCGTGACGCGGAGGCACGCCGGAAGGTGGCTCCCGTCATCTGCTATCCCGTCGATACGCTGCCGCGGCCCGACCTCGCCGCCTATCAGGCCGCCCGGACGGGATGGGAGAAAATCGACGAGGTCGTCGTGCCGCCGCGCGACGCGCGCTGCTTCAGCGTGCCGGCCGGCTGCTTCTTCCGGATCGTGAGCATCGAGGGGCCGCAGGTGGGCGATCTCAATCTCTGGTCGGCGGACGATCTGAACGAGCGCTTCTTCTCCGGCAAGACCAGGGCCCTCAACGGCACGCATGTGTCGACCGGCGACCAGCTCTGGTCGTCCCTGCCTTACTTGAGGCCGATGGCGACGATCACCCACGACACCCTCGACTGGTACGGCTTCGACGAGTTCGGCGGCTCCGTGCACGACGTGATCGGCACGCGCTGCGATCCCTATACGCATCGCCTGCTCTCGGGGCACGACTATCACCATTGCTGCCATTCCAACCTGACCCGCGCGCTCGCGCACCGGCTGGGACGTCCCAAGGACGAAGTCGAGCCGGCGGTGCACGACGTGCTCAACGTCTTCATGTGCACCGGCTTCACGCGCGACACGGGGCAGTACTTCATGAAGGCGAGCCCCGTGCGGCCGGGCGATTATCTGGAATTCTTCGCCGAGATCGACCTGCTCGGCGCGCTCTCCGCCTGTCCCGGCGGCGATTGCAGCGCGCAGCATTCGAGCGATGTCGCGGCCTGCCATCCGCTGCTGGTCGAAGTCTATCGCCCCAAGACGCCGCCACAGGGCTGGACCTCTCCGACGCGTAACGCATACGGCCGGCAGCACGGCGAGTGA